The segment TCTCAACTCATTCATTGAAAGGATGGATTAAGGGTCAGTTGGACAattcaaaaaaatctaaatttctATCTATTAAATTTCTAAATTCAATCTAAAGATTTCTAAAAGGGAATAAATACCTTTAGGGAGCAAATATGAACCCAGATCTTAATCGTTCATTGACCCTCATAAAGAGACATACTTTGAGTCACCATCACACCTTCCATTTGGCCTCAGTTCAGAACATATGTTTGGAAAAAACATGGCCCAAGGACAGGGTGAGTCAAGAGGATAAGACTGTGGGGCAAAGACCAGAACGATAAGAGTGATGCTGAACAATACATGAGGCGAAGGTGTCTTTTTCCACAGCTGTGAGCCAAGTCCTATCAGGATAAAGATGTTGCATCAGAAACGTGACTCGGATTCCTGTGTCTGCTCGTGTCAGTCAGATCGGCACGCTCCCGCATGGTGGGACTGCGCAGCTGGTTCTGATGTTCAGGCCAGTGAGAAGAACACATTTCAGACTTCCATCTGCCGTTTCTTGAAACCTGTCGCTTGCCGACGCAATATGCAAGAGAATCAGAAAATCTATCTTCCTGAGCTTTCATGTACTGGTGTCTGTTATGTAGCGGTGTCTGTTTATGTACCGGTTCAACATGTCCATACAGATACATAACCATACAGATATAACCAGCGGTCTGAGATTGTCATCTAATTCCTTCAAGTTTGTTGTACTCATTAGATTAGATTTCAGTGGCCAAAACTCGAGGTCACTGATGAGGTCACATTGTAATTCCCAGAAACACAACCGCTGATGAGTTTCAATGTCACGTCTTATCAGATGTCTTGCTGCGTCTGGTGGCTTCTCCGTTGTGATTATTATGTACAAATAATTTTGTAcataattttacttttattattctgtttttcgACCActcattctgttttcttttccacttcgtTGTAAAGAAAGCGTCCAAAGACTCACCAAAGGTCTTTTTCTCCTAGACGTCTGCTCACCATCATCATATAATAGTAACCACACCACACGCATTCTGAACTATAAATAATGCATGAACgggaattgaggaagtgacCTCATCTGTGTGACTGAATGGGGGACACAAGAAACAAAAATACTgcataacaacaataacacgATTCATCTCGATGTcatcaacaaaaatgaagagacattttaatatagtttttattttgtaaataaaaccatttatagTCTTGTTCTTATTCATAAACAATTTTGCGTGATATATTTcgttatagttatcgtcacatgactaGCATTTACGTTGCATTTTGTCTCATTTCCGTTaatgaagatattttgtcaAAGATTTTGTTGATAAAAAATAACTGGTCACTTGACTTCAACACAGACGGAAACACCCCTGGAAACGTAGTAACGACCAATTAATCACCATTAGTGACTCAGCAATGACCCCACCTCATAGAAGGCTTTTTATTTGAGTCCCAGCcaacatatacatattttatataaacaaTAATCATACCCCTATTTACATTGATGTGGAGTGTTTCGTTGCACTGATGTGTCACGACACTCAGGAACAACGCAAAATACTTAAAACCAGACAACTGTAACAAGAGTCATACGCGCAGTCTGCTATCATGGTACAGTATGCATTGGTGGATCGATTCATAACATTAACGTTTTACGAGAACGTTAAGTTGTTATATAATTGAATCTAGTGGAGTAATATTGATCTTAATAAATACACCAGGCCAGCTAAAAAGTTTCCCCTCTCAAGTCAATATAAGTTAATAAAACAGCAATAAAGACCACTTGTAAGTCTTCAGGACGGCTGCAGCGGCTCCGCGGGAATTTTGCGATTGATAAATTGGTAGGCTGATGGGCTGTAGGAACGCGTGGTGGTCATTTCTGTCGGAGATTATAATCGCGTCGCTGTAACAGGCTGCTGCTGGTTGGGCTCGTCGTCTCTGGACAAGGCCGGGTTGTCGTACATCTCCAGGCTCCTCTTGTCCTTTTCGACAGCTTTCTCCTCATCCTCGCCCGGCTCGCTTTTGCAGCACTTGCAGCacttgcagcagcagcaacagcgtGTCCTGCAGAAGGTCATGGCGGAGGTCACCACCCTGTCCCAGGGGGCCAGGGAGTGCAGGGGCCGTGGCAGGAAGTCCCAGTTGCGCAGCACGCGAGGCAGGGCGTGCGGACAGTGCGACTGCATGATGTTGACAACGATGACGACGATGAGCAGGACGACAATGGGGACCCCCACCCCAACTAAGACCTGCCACCCAGCGATGGACAGGCCCAGGACGGTCACTGGGAAGAGGAAGAAACAGAGGACCAGGTAGACAGCGGCGAACCAGCGGTACTTGGCGGTTCGGTCCCCAGCGCCTTTGCCAGCCGGATGGGCACGCGGGTGAAGGGGATCGGGTACCACAGGAGGATCCCGAAGATGTTAAAGAAGAAGTGGCATAGCGAgatctgggaggaaaccagagcagGGTCACCCGCTGAAACCGACGACTACGGGAAAAAAACCTGAACACGTTCTCTCCTAACCTGCAGTGAGTTGGCAAGCGTCTCTCCGGGACTGGCCATGGCGGCAAGAATAGCTGTAGTTGTTGTGCCGATGTTTGAGCCCAGCGTGAGAGGATACGCTCTTTCAATGCTAATGACACCAATGCCTGCCAAACGTTACGAAAAAACCCCAAAAGATTAATTTTTAATTCTTGCAATAATGTATTTAAGGCAGTGCAAATATTTGAAGAGCTTGTATAAATGGCGGGTGGTGCAATTGCCGGATTCCTGAGTTTGATAAGGGGGTCGTACGCACCCACGAGCGGAGTGATAGCCGAGGTGAAGACCGAGCTGCTCTGCACGATGAACGTCATTCCGGCCCCAACCAGAATAGCGATGTAGCCCGTCACCCAGCCGAACGGGAACGGGAAATCTGCACACATGCGGGAGCGGGTGTTGATCGCCAGGCCGGAAAATGCGGCTGCTAGCAGCGGCTAAGCTAACGACTGGCGGCCATTAGGTCAGGATGCGCAAGCAACAATGGAGGTTAAGTACATGTGGGATAAACTtggaccacaaaaaaaaagttacagatgcaacaaaagcaataataaaaacaacaacaacaataactaGAGAGCcatgatttcatagtcaatgaATGCAGAACGTGcaaaaaagaccacaaagccacaaagtcacagtttcagTGCATCATACTGCGGAAAGGCTATAAGAAGACAGGAAGAGCTCGTTTTAGCAGGTCTGATATCGGGTTAAGGCTGGTTTTTGCTGATTCATTGCTGGATGTTTTGGTTTTGATGGTCATCCCAGCATGTCTAGTTTGTGGCCTGCCTGCTAAACCACCGAGAGCTGAGATGTGAGACAAGCTACATCTTCAGAACGGACACGATGGTCGTCACCTGTGTTGAGCACCTTCTTGATGACCACAGCCACCTGGCCCTTCAGCATGGAGTTGAGCAGCTTGACGATGAGGATGAGACATGTGCAGAGGATGACCAGGGAGAGTGCCAGAAGAATCAGACCCACGGCCAGGTCAGGCAGGTCGGAATTGGCAAAGAGGTGACTGCCTATGAACATGCAAACAATTCCATGGTCAAAGCCACTTAGTGCTGGTGAACATTCCCTTTCAAGAACATCCAGCAGTTAAAGAAGATCTACATTTCTCTAAAAACGTTTCAACTGGGTTCTTCCAAGGTACTTGTGGGACCCTCCTTACCAGATACCTGAAGAACTTCAACCATCCGCATGACTCATTATGAATGAACCCTTCCTTGACCCTGGAACTTTTGCTTGTTGCTTTAATAAAGCAGGGTCACATTGGTTGTACACACCAACCATGAATGGAGCAGTCCTTGTGTCCAACCCATGGATGTCCACTGGTGGACAAGGCTGAAACTGGGAACACTGCAATCCCAGAAGCAATTAACTGACACATGAACCTTCTAGAAAAGTCGGAAGAACCCTGAGGAGCAGGTATGTGATATGAGAGAACATCAGTGCAGATCCTTGCTTTtgattggttctctctctcCGACAGAAAGGATCCTTTGAGGATAAAGGTGGGAGGAGGGGTCTTCCAGGACTGAGTCACTTCCAGGACTGAATGGAGGTCTTTGTCCTGATATATAAGACGACCAAAAAAGGCTCTGGTGCTGCACATTTTTTGCCATCATGCAATGAAAAGCATGCAAATATATTTATCCTATAATAGTAAAAATAATCCTAATTTTTGCTAGTACATAATCGTGACCTGTTGAGTGTTTACAGAGACATTACTGGTGGCACCACGTGGCCATTGGAAACATTTAGGATTGTGTGCACCGCGCATACATTTCTGCAAGTTGATTTTCTCCGACACGTTCTTCTGGGTCCACGTCAGATTGCCCTCCTCCCAGCACGGGATGCCGACGGTGCAGTTTTCCGGCTCTGGCACGGTCACGTTCACCAgactctgcagcacagcccagGGAGATAAAGCTTTTTACCAGAAGCCCCCGAGCACGACTAGATAACAACACATTCTACACCATCCATAGGGCCGGTGGCCTAGCAGTACGGCCGGGAAAAAAAGGGTTAAAAATTAATCCCAGCCAAGGTCTTTTTTAACACCACAGTCGTAAATTATCTCGTTATCTGAGGTTTCTGAGCTTTTTTGCATCACATTCTTACCGTTATGGTCTTTGTCTTACACCATCTTTTGATCAGACTCTTGTTCCGGGCTGCCGGGTCACCGACGGCAATGTCAGCGATTACAGAACTGTCCAACTAATGGAGACAGATCAGGGAGGAAAGTGGCGTTTCACAACAGAGGGAGGGCCAGGACAACGTGCTTTCCCCCCGTCCACGAGTCCCACGCCCTACAGACGCTGCATCGTAACCACGTTATGAATCATTACAAATGTGCAATGGAATGCGTGACCCGTTACTGTCCCCGCTTCTGTCCACGGATGTTTACCTCTATTATATTTTTGGTCAGGGGCTCGGTGATGACCTTCAGCAGGTCGGGGGCATCCTGCCCGGTCTGGATGTTGAACGAGTTGATCAGGAGCTTGGTGAGTTTGTACAGAACGCCAGTGATCAACTCGAGGGGCAGCAACACCAGGACCGAAAGCCAGTTGAAGAAGTCGTGGACCGTCGCGCCACCAAAGGCCCTGAGAAGCACAGGGGCAGCATGGGGGGGTCAGACGGTGACCTCCTCCGACCATCCCGGTACATCTGGGAACGCGGCGGTACCTGCGGAACTCATTGCGGTCCCCGGCCTGCATCATGGCCACTATGGTGTTTGTGACTGACGTTCCGATGTTGGCGCCCATGATGATGGGCACGGCGGACTGCACCTCCAGCACTGAAAGGGGGTCAGAGGAGGTCAGAGCAGAGACCCTGGATTCGCTCGGCAGTTCGTATTCGTGCAGACTACTCACGGCCCGAAGAAACCATGCTGACtatgatggaggaggaggtgctgGAGCTCTGCACGAGGACGGTCACCAGCACCCCGATCACCACACCGGCCACAGGGTTGGACAACACCACATTGTCCTGGAAGATGTCTCCCGCGGCCTTCCCTGTGGTGACAAATACAAAGAGTGTCAGAGTCGCTATAATTAAGTTGAAAGCACTGGTAAAGCCGGGCAGTCGTAATTGTCTTGGAcagtcaaacaaacaaacgaagAGGAACACACTTCGAAACTGGGACACCGGCGGTCACCGGCGGTCATTAGGGTTAATATTCAGAAGCCATTTTACCGCCAACGAGTTGAAAGGCCGAACTCAAGATGTCCAGGGAGCAGACGAACATGTAGAGAAAGCCCAGCAAGACAGTCAGCTTCAGGACGCCAGTCAGGACGCGCAGACATTTCCCCTTGGTGTCCAGATCTTTGGGGGAGAAGAGGGAGACAGTCAGAGCACTTCTCACAAGCCCTCGGCCCTCCGGCTGAACTCTCCAGCGGCGCTCACCCGACCACTTCAGCCCGGTGTCCCTCAGCTCGGGCAGGTCCCAGGGGTCACCGGGCTCCTCCGGCTCCTCCACGAGCGCCACGGTGGAGCAGGCAGGGAGGACTCTTTCGTCCTTCGACAGCGTGGCCACGTCTAATCATTAAACATAGTGAAAGAAAAGGACGTGTCAGGTTGGACCAGGACTCGACTCTCCTGGACCTGCTGTGGTGGACACTCACCGAGCGGTGGGGAATCTTCTGAGGAACCAGATCCATGTTCAGGCCGAGGAGCCATTGTCTGTTGAGAAACAAAATCACGCATGCAAATTCCCACACAAAAAAGCGATCAATCTTGGACATTTGGGACGCAGTGAGGTGCCGCACCGTGCGCTGGTCTGGGTTTATCGTGCAGGACCACCGCTTCCTCAGAAGGTCCTTCTGCTTCCACCAACGCGACGAGTCTGGTGACGAACCTGCGGCCGGTCACAAGGTCCCGCTgggaaattttaaaaaatcacagtTTCCACACACTCTTCATCCCCACGCAGCCGAGTCACGGTCCCCGGAGACTCACCTGCGCGCCGCGCCGAGACCCGCCCCGTTTACCTGCCGCCCGGTCCCGGGCCGGCTTTTATAGAGCCGGAGAGGCGGGACCCCGCGGCACGGCCAcgtaaatgtattcatttattccgCCGACAGCGTGACGTTTAAATCCCTTTATTCGTCCCACGGCAGTCCCCACATCATGAGCTCTATCTTGCTCTTAATTGCATGGATGTTcgatttgtttttctttatctcGGTGAATTTATCGCctcttattattttaaatgaacgtTTCCTGTCTAAACTGGCCGCAGAGGGTGGAGGAAAGTTGGAAGGACCACAGAAGTCTTGACCAGAGGAACCCTGAAATGCTCCACGGTGTCCGGCGCACCTGTCGCGCACCGTCTGCCGGTGAAATGCTGGCCTCTATCGGCCGCGACGCGCAACTGCACCCGTCCGCCGACCCGCTGTCCCCATCCCGCAGGAGTCCAGCTCCAGGCTGAGGAGGCGAGGGAGTGGACAGGTTAAAATCATCAGCAGGTAACGAGTACGGCTtcacagcactttttttttaaacaaacatttacatgaaatataCACGCATTAGCAATATAGACATTATTCTGGTGTTGCACATTATTCGCATTGCGAGTTTAAGGATGCCCCGGAGAAGCATCACAACTACGTGTACTTCAAATCTTGCATCGCGCCAAAGTCACAAACCTGCTGAATGCTTGCAAGCTGCTTAATTATTAGACCTTTTAAATGGACATGTTTCATCCAGGAGTGGACAGTGTGCCCCACTGCCTGGACTTTTCCCAATGTTGCGTGATTCCCACCATCCAGCCGTGTGTAATGATCTCCATTATCAGAGCAGGACTTTGGCCAAGTTGTCAGATGCatcttggttttttttcttcttctttttttggaaaACACCTGTTCAGTACTGCTGACTCTTCTTCTAGGAAAGATGAACAGTTTTCAAGGATTTTCTCCTCTTGTGGCGCAACATTAtcctgaaatgatttttttttaattaaaagcatgCAGATGAATTTCATGAattcaaaaatacaaataagtttccaaatttgaaaaaaaataatgaggtCAGTGCTCATCATCAGATCAGACCAGACAGACCCATAGTGCTGGTGTTtaggaacagaacagaaatcaCCACTGAGGACCTAAAATGTGGGGGTCAGGGGTCCGGGGTCAGGCCAGTGGTTCATTTGGCACAacaagtggtagtagcctagtggtaacacactcgcctatgaaccagaagacccaggttcaaatcccacttactaccatcgtgtccctgagcaagacacttaaccctgagtgtctccaggggggggactgtccctgtaactactgattgtaattcactctggataagggaatctgataaatgctgtaaatgtaaatgtaagtgcacAACAATTAATTCTTATCTCAGGGATATTCACAGCATTGATACtgacaattgtttttaaaaataaagcttAGATGATTAACAAACTGACTCTATCGCTCTATGGAGTATGGATTCTTCTGCAACAGATCAGAGAGCAAAAGAATAATTATTAATCAGTGTATAACTGATAATTGTGCAAAAGTGTGCTTGTTTTTATCATAATGAATTCGGTCAGTTCAGTTACAGTTCAGTTGGTGAGGTTACCTAAATGCAGCTTTAgaatataaatgtgtttatgaatTTCATGCACTTTCCAGCaaactgaatttaaaatataatgaaaacatcacagcagattctattcagtttttaaaaatccatataattattaataaaaatattgattatgaaTTATTATGACTCGCTGAGCCTaccggcctagcgggtaaggaaatagACTCTTAAGTGAAACAGCAAAAGAACCACTTTCATTAAAGATTCATTACTCTCATTTGTTGTTTTCCAGGTGCAATAAAACCATAAGATTGGCAGGCTGTCGGTGGGATAAATCTGTACACACAGCCACGTGGTGACAGGTCGCCACCGTAATCTGTGATGGTGGCCGCTGTGGTACTGATTCACTGCATCACTGATTTTACATCTAAAGTTCAATATCaagatttaaataaacagtCCAAAGGTGGGACAGAATAAAACTCAGTGTCAGGGAGTTCAGAGCCACTCTGCTGCCACCCGGTACAAGACAATCTGAAATGAGCCTGAAATgacatttctcaaaaaaaaaaaaacattttgttaatgatgGTTTATCGATGGAGTGCCAACATTTCTCAATTTTTACGTTTttgtattgtaaaaaataaCCTTTTTGACAATTCAGTGAATATTCCATATGCATTATTTGCttgatcattttt is part of the Denticeps clupeoides chromosome 19, fDenClu1.1, whole genome shotgun sequence genome and harbors:
- the slc34a2b gene encoding LOW QUALITY PROTEIN: solute carrier family 34 member 2b (The sequence of the model RefSeq protein was modified relative to this genomic sequence to represent the inferred CDS: inserted 1 base in 1 codon); protein product: MAPRPEHGSGSSEDSPPLDVATLSKDERVLPACSTVALVEEPEEPGDPWDLPELRDTGLKWSDLDTKGKCLRVLTGVLKLTVLLGFLYMFVCSLDILSSAFQLVGGKAAGDIFQDNVVLSNPVAGVVIGVLVTVLVQSSSTSSSIIVSMVSSGLLEVQSAVPIIMGANIGTSVTNTIVAMMQAGDRNEFRRAFGGATVHDFFNWLSVLVLLPLELITGVLYKLTKLLINSFNIQTGQDAPDLLKVITEPLTKNIIELDSSVIADIAVGDPAARNKSLIKRWCKTKTITSLVNVTVPEPENCTVGIPCWEEGNLTWTQKNVSEKINLQKCSHLFANSDLPDLAVGLILLALSLVILCTCLILIVKLLNSMLKGQVAVVIKKVLNTDFPFPFGWVTGYIAILVGAGMTFIVQSSSVFTSAITPLVGIGVISIERAYPLTLGSNIGTTTTAILAAMASPGETLANSLQISLCHFFFNIFGILLWYPIPFTRVPIRLAKALGTXTAKYRWFAAVYLVLCFFLFPVTVLGLSIAGWQVLVGVGVPIVVLLIVVIVVNIMQSHCPHALPRVLRNWDFLPRPLHSLAPWDRVVTSAMTFCRTRCCCCCKCCKCCKSEPGEDEEKAVEKDKRSLEMYDNPALSRDDEPNQQQPVTATRL